The stretch of DNA AGGTTTGGTGATATCGCAGAAGCAGAGAGCGTTTACAGTGAATGGGAGTCCACTTCAGGAACATGTGATTCGAGGATCCCGAACACGATCCTCTCATTCTACATCAAGAATGGCATGATGGAGAAAGCTGAGAGTTTCCTCAATCACATTGTGCAAAAGGGTGTCAAGCCTAGCTATAGCACTTGGGAATTGTTTGTTTGGGGCTATCTGAGCAATGACAGAATGGACAATGTTCTTGAATGCCTGAAGAAAGCTCTGTCAAGTTTGGAGAAATGGGATCCAAATCCTCAACTCGCAACGGCGATATACTCTCGGATTGAGGAGAAAGCTGACATTGAAGCTGCAGAGAAGCTCCTTGTCATGTTCAGAGAAGCAGGATATGTCACAACTGAGATGTATAACTCAGTCCTGCGCACTTACGCGAAGGCTGAGCTGATGCCGCTGATAGTTGATGAACGCATGGATCAGGACAAGGTCGCAATGGACGATGAAACGAGGAGATTACTGAGATTGACAAGCAAATACCCGATTGGTGAAGTTTCAACATTGATGTCTTGAGGCGCAGCTGCAAGTATTGTCAAGGAATCTCCAAGTCTACGGAATGCAATGTGTTTATGGCTGTCACTAAGTTATTGCTCTCGTGTATTTGCACTTTTGCAGTTTTGAAGTAGAATGCAGAATAGTGGTCCTAGACTGATAGAtgggagtgattgtttgggtgtttcatggaaaaagtcaaatactCTTATACACCCTCCATATAGAAATGTTTGATGAACTAGCTAACATCAAACCAAAAAGTTAGGAGAGAgtagcatatttgcaaatgaaaaataatttataaataaacttagcgatttacatattcttagtgacttaaaaaacaaggctagaaaatgaacttcggtaaaaaaaactctaaaatcaaataaacttCTGTCAAAAaagtcttaaaattaacttaaaatttaagattaattgtTGCTCGTGTATTTGAAATAGATACAGGAAGCAAACCGAGCAAAATGTTTGCAGACGTAGGGTAACAATTTGTAAGAATTAGAAGTGGGCTAACCTATCAATCCACTTATAAGCCAAACGGAAAGCTCACTagtttatttacttaattagcCTATAAGTAAAATTAGCCTATAAGTAGGTTCGCAAGCTGTCCACTTACACCCCTAACTGGCTGGCATCGTGTTGTTTTATCTGTGTAGCATCAACTCTTAGCGTTTTATCATTCTGATTTCACCACAATTAAATCTGTTACATTGCTCATCGCGTTTCAGTCTTTCAGGTAGAGGGATTAAAAACTGAACTGCTGCCAGCTGCCAATCTGGAGGCTAGCTAGAGCTAAACTATCAAATTTGCAAACTTTCCACCAGAATGCAATGCCCATTTGCAAGTGAAATCTGTGGATACTGATGTTTCAGATAAGAGAGCACATATCTCACCCCTTCTACACACAAAAAAGTGCAATTACAGCTATTAGATTTTGAGTTGACACAGCTGAACAAGTTCACCAAAATGCTACTCCTAGAAACTAGAGCCTAAAACCAACAGTTGATGTCTAACATCCAACCTAAAATGTGGCGCagcaaaaatatgtatatgcatCGTGTCAGAATGGAGCTTCACAGAACACTTCGCTCGCTGGCCGATAGGCAGAGGACATCCCAGGCTGCAGCGCAAGATGAAGGTGCCTTCCGCACATCATCTCATTTGGCCCATATCTTGGACATGGCAACAACAAATGCCCTAATGATTAGCCAAAATAGGTTGGTCTCTTTCTTCGCCTGCACCTTCCCAGTTTTCCTGCAGAACATACATACAGAGGACCAATGTTAAAACATTAATAACATGCCATCTGTGCTCTACTGAATCGCAGATAAACGAGGACATAACAACTCTTAGAATGCAAGGTACGAAACATCCAGCACAGTTAATCACATACCCATGAGACAAATAACACAAAAGTAGGGCAGGATCAACAAGGCACAACTGGTTTATGTAACAAATTGTTGTATGATGAAAGGTAGCTTGTTTGATCTAACTCTGCTAAAAATGGTTTAAACTAGTATTATATGGCAAATAGAATATTAGGGGCCCAGACAACAAAAACGTAACCTGAGTAATATTTCAGTAATGCATTCAGTTGCCTGTTGCTAACATCATTAAGTAGCAGCACATGCAGTGCGCaaagaaaaatagtaattAGGACTGCAGCTGGGTACAAGGCCACAAGGTGGCTTGTATCTTCACATGTGTCTACCATGTCTACTCTAAACATGGATGCATTTTGCACAACGGAAGTGGTAAATTAGCATTTCTTTTTAATGGAAACAGATCATCTATTTCATGGTATCAATGGTAGTTTCAATCCTATGACCTAAATGGAAGTGTGGTGTCAGAGTTAATCATACAGGATGTATCTCTAGTAGCATAGCATTCAACACTTCCtctgtatataaaaatatgtcattttgacCACTTTATTTGTTCACAACTACAAGTAACTGTCACTCGATTGTCCAGTGTGCATTTTCCCGTCTTGCCATACTGAATATCTCCTCACCATCAAATTCGTGGTTATAAGTGGTCAATTTTGTTAGTTGTCAGGGATAAGAGTGTTGGTCTCCTTCGCAAACCACatattggtaaaaaaaaagtgatagTATTGTTGCATAGCTTCTCTGATGTTTCACTGCTGCCTCAAGTAAGAATAGGCAATATGATGGATTGCTCTAGAATGAGTTGCAGTTTCTGTCCAATGAATGAACCGTAGCATTACTACTAATTCAGATTCTATCCAATGAAGGATTCACCCAATACATCAAAAAGATGTAATGGTGAATAGGGGATGGATCTAGCTTAATTTATATGcacaacaaaagaaacatgaGGAAACAATGACTTACCAAATATGAAGTGGCCATTTGCGACGCatgaagaaaattataaacagTAAGCATGCAACGCAAAGTTAGAAGGCAAAGTGCATGCCTGCTGATCGCAGTTGTGGTGCTGTCTCCGTGTTCAGGCTTGCTGTCATCCTCTTCCTTTGTCATGACAGATACAGATTGCTTGAGTTCACTGCTATCTTCCTCCAAGTTTTTGCCTTTGATGTGTGACGGCACCTATGCAGAAGCAGAATAAAATGAGTTCGACATGTTAAGTGAATAAATTATGCTACTGTCAAAGGAGATCTACAATTATCTCACACAAATACATGCTATATAAACAGTATCCTATGTTTAGGCTTATAAAGTTATCATATTAAAGTGGAACAATAGAAACAATAGAAGGTGTACAGTTAGTGGTTTGAGAATCCCCAGATGGACTAACTAAAATTTGGtcctaatataaaataattaatttgaacGTAAACCAAAAGAGAGTAAAAGTCTGACTAGCCAATCTACAACTCAATTGTCACACAAATACAAAATCtcacatgaaagaaaaaaagggggggggggggggggggggggggggtagcagataaaattgaaaattccCTGCCAAGTTTCAGCTTAATAGCAAGAACTTTGCTAATCTTTCAAAGTTAGTGGCCATGCCAGATTTTCATCACCTCAGTCAGGCGTACCCAAAAAACATGTGGTATAAGTTGGGAATACATATCCTGCAATTTCCTATTTCTTTGAATATTCCACTACTCCTGGCAAACTGTAGAGGGCAAAAAGGGAAtttgatgctaatgaattgCCATTCTAATAGAGCTTACAGACAATTTGAGAGAACAAAGATTCCATACCCTGTCAATTAGACCATGTTGCATGTGATAAATAATATGTGAGTTTACCAAATCAAAGTCTCTAATCCTCTTACCCAATTCTTGCCATAGATGCATTCATGCATTACTAATCAATCAACAATGAATACCATGTGTTAAGGAATAGAAGCTACCAACTTAAGGAATGGAAGGAACCCAGTCTAATCCACcaggttgaaaaaaaatagctcgCTGCACACCAACTAATGTATTCTCCCAAAAGAACAGTACATGTAGAAGCTATCTGCCAGTCTATGCAAAGTAACTATGTAATTTTGAGTCCCATAATAATGAAAATGATAAGTCAAGAAAAGGAGAGCATGACATTTCAACAATAAGATTCTCCATATGGTATTGATAGTGTTTTCTTGAGATGCCTTCACTGACCTTTGTATCCAATTCTGAATGAGAAACAACACTTTCTGCATTTTCTTCCTCATCAGCATTTGCAACAGTTGTTGATTGCTCACACTCATCTTGCAAACTCTTTACTTCAGACACTTCAATGGACTTGGCTGTGTGTTCTGTTTCTGGATAACTTGTATTTGAGTTGAAAGCATCCGGTGTAGAATTGAGTTGGCCATCAACAGTTTGAACATCATTGCCCATGACACTTTCAGATCTTGTCTCATGCTCCTGCAAAAGGGTCTGATTTGCTTGAAGAACTCCATTAGTTTGTAAGAAACTATCAGCTTCATCGGCAGCATTATCAGTTGCGGCACCATGATAATCATCAGATAATGTCCCATGATCTTGTACAAGTGACCCATTCATAGAAACGGCACTGTGTTCTGAGAAAGAAATAACTCCAGTAGTAAAACTACTGGTGGTCTCATGAGCATCCACTGTACTGTCCATCTCAATTTCATTTTCTGAATGAGGAGTATGAGAAAAGGAAGGAGATTGTTTTTCAGAACTACGGGGGTCAATTTCTATCGCTTGCCCGCATGGAACTTCATCTTGTTTCTCACTGTTTGTCTCTAAGCATGTTGTCTCTTCTACGTTCCCATTTTGAACTGAACTATTCAGTACAGCAGCCTCGAAGAGATGACCATTGTTTTGAGATGACCCAACCTCCTGACTGTCCATTGCAGTACCCTTGTCAGCTTGGTCGTCATCCAACATATCTACTATCTCAACACTTTCTTGGCCCAGTTCATGTGTAACAGGTGACTCCACAGTATCAGGGCAGTCTTCAAAACTCAGAGCCTTGGCATTCAAGCCACCCGGACCCAGAACCCTGTTTTCTTGGATGATATCTCTCACAATTTCACGAACTATGTAGTAGGATCCTCCAACTTCCTTATGTGTGAGATTCACTGAAGGGAATTTTCCATCATTTGAAACCCGATAACTGAAAAGCAACAAAGCAACACCAATTAGACTGCTACCAGGAAAGAACATTTCGCGCACAGTGTAGTACATATATGGGTGGGAATGGGCCAAGGATcgtgggttctttcacaacctatttaattgttcaaaataatttagctcaaaactctatacaattttattttcaacccgtTTTGAATTCGGcacttaaattttgtaggcaaAATGGTTAAGCCCATTAACCCCTGTACATACAGGCGGTGAGATAGGGAAAACATAAGTatcatgaaacaaacaaatggcTCCAACTGCAAAATCCACCAAGTACAGCTTCTAGGATTGAACAAGTAGGTCTAACTATGTTGCGAAATCCAGAAGCAGTAAGCTCCACTAAATTTCAGTAGCAGCAAGACTGGAACACGCTAATTAGATGCACTGCAGAACAGGATACAGATAGCTTCTGAAATGGATTAGCTTCAGCGACAGGACGACgaagaaggaggagagaggtgCAGTACGTGTTGACGAAGGACTCCaccatctccctcctctcctccttggTCTTCCTCACCCGGGGCTTCTTCTCCTGCACGCAGCACCGCACCACCCCAAACCCCGTCAGCCTACCGCCGTCCCACGACGGCCGCCGCACCAcccggcagccgccgcctccgccgccgaggacgGACGCGTGCGCCACCCAAGAGACGCTCCCGGTAGCCTGCATCCTGGGGTGGGTCACTCGAACCGCATACACCCCTCAcagaccaccaccaccaccaccacctgcagCAGCAAACCAAAACACACGGTGAAAATTGCAGCAGCAGATAGCGAGACGGGCGGGACGCCGCAGCCCCAGGCGCTGCAATGGGGAAGTGGGGGAGGAAGGAACACGAGACGGCGACACGCACCGCCGGCACGCGAGaagcagcgacggcggcgggcctagggcgcgggcgcgggcgcgggatgGAGACGGACGATGGTGAAGGCGGGTGGGAAATGGTGAAGGCGACAAGATTGGGGTTTTGGGAAGCGGCGGAGGGGCTCATCTGCTGTTTTCAAGGGACCCCTTCCATCCTAGGTTTTCTCCGtcatacaaaaatttttgttttgttttcttttctcttctttttctttatgatAACATAGTACCACGCAGATGCTCATAACGCGCACACTCTTCCTTAAGAACATACGCGCGTAAATTTTCCTATGAGCACCTCCGAAGACTGGCCAACAAATCTAGAGAAACCCCGAAGTCGCCACGGGCGCCTCATTGTCGACGGGCACGTCGTCTCCCACTAAAAGCACAAACCGGTAGAATTCTGAAAAATTCGCTCTAACGAGGAAGAACAAAGCCGGCAGAATCCTAGAAAATTCGTCCCAATTAGCGAACGGGCCTGTAGCCTAGTGGCTACCTAAGGTCTTAGTAGCACACTAGTAATCATGCACATGCAATGTACGTTCCACAATATTTATCCTTAAACATTTCATATCTATGAacctactatatatatatatatagcgaaTCTACAATCAAATAAGAACTTGTTGCTAATTGTTTAAGACAAAATCAAATAGTAAAGTGGAAGGAGAAGAGATCCaaccaaaacaaagaaatttttgGTGTCGGCGCCGGTCGAGAGagagggcacggcggcgacggcctgCGTTGGGACACTGAAGGTGTGCGCCAGCCGGTCGGAGTGGGGCGGACGATAGCGGgaagcggtggcggcgacctgCGTTGGGGCGCCGGAGGTGGGCGCCGACTAGTCGGAGGTTGGGGCAGTCGCCAATCGATGGGGGGGCAGGTGGCAGTACCGGGGCCGGCGGGAAGAGCGGGCCAGTGGCAGTTTGCGCCGGGCTACGATGGCGGCTTGCACTAGGCGGCTTGTTGGCGTTTGGGAGAGCGTCGTGATTTTTGTGGAGGAGTCGGGGGCGATTTTGGTGGAAGAGTCAGAGGAGGAGTCAAGGGCGATTTTGGTGGAGTAGTCAGGGGGTGTGTCATATGTAGGATTGCAAGAGAGAGTTGATTCAGATTGTCCTGAACTATTGGATACGTAAATCTAACGGTGGAAAATGAATCGAGTAAATTTTGTGTACATTTGTTAGTGTggccataaaaaaattataactcctcctttttatattagtatagatgaGGTCCTgggttcttttcttttctcttctagtcttttcttttattttattttattttcttacttAATTCAATCTTTAGTGGCATAAATGAATTGATTTTACAGGAAATTCTTGGCAACAAATTGTTCCACGGCAATTTTAATGTATTGGTTATACCgtatgaattttcttttctatcgTGTGCTAGCAGTTGTACAAGCGAGATAGTTGTGGGTGGAAAATGAAATAATCTCTCTAAAGTTTTATACTTGCCGTTGGGACAAATAACTTAGGCAAAATATAGTTTGTTGTCTTGTTCAAAACGTCGTCTATTAATAACTAATGTAGTACTAAGGATAGAGGTTATTGATAGTTGTAACTAATACGTGTACGTAACACAGTTATTTTTGGTGTACatccaaataaaaagagaCTTTATGGGGGTGAAATGTTGTGAGGACATTACAATAATGTTAGTTGATTTGTAATATCTAtgtcacatatataaaatgaaaCCTAACTTTAACTTTAATACTAGTGGATGTATTGATACGTAAAAACAACTCATCTATGAGTCTTTTAAAGGTGGGATGGTTCTTGTATAGCTTGTACAGCGTTTTTGGGGAAAaacaataaactaaaaaaatattgtttaagaCCCTTTTTACACGACAATAGATACATTCGTGATCATTTTTTATGGCAATAGATGTATTTTGAGAATATAGTAAACATTCTCTGTCTTAACATAACAAATGACATGACAATAATGACATACTTTTTCAAACTCTGGATCTTAAACCCAAGATAGAATTTCCCCTATGAGGGGAACTCAAACTTCCCCGACAAGGCATGAGAATTAGCAGATAAGAATGATAAGAGGCATTGCCTCATTATGCGCTATGGGTTATGGTGCAACATCCGCGCATGAATATGTATTAATATGGCACTAGTAGGACTGTTAAAAAAGCTCGAAGCTCATGAGCTGCTCAAGCTCGGCTCGCCCCAGGCTCGGttcgagctcggctcgagctcctaacgagccgagctcgagcctGATCCGAAGCTCGTTTtctcgagccgagctcgagcttCTCACGAGCTTGCccatatatgttatttttatttttttatttgatatgataGTATATTAagttataataatatatatatttaaatgataaattaatttgtattggtattatatattgattttaaatctatttataatttatttaatatgattgacttgtaattattgttttttaaaaaaataatcattaaaataattatatcttATACTCAAATTGAGCTCGAGCCGAGCCTGCCTGAGGACTCGAAGTTTAGTACGCTCGattcgagctcggctcgagctTATGTCGAGCTCGAGCCTAGACAGGCAGGCTCGCTCGAGCTCGACTCGTTGACAGCCCTAGGCACTAGTGGCTAAGGCACCAACCGAGATGGGGTTGAGGTGAaattttctcttgtttttcattAGCAAGCTTCCTAAGCTGCTAAACTAtatgtttcaaaaaaattataaaagtctctttaaaaataatattaatttatttttaatagctaatactcaattaaacATTCTAATAAGCTGGTTCGTTTTATGTTATCTTCACATTTCTTCCTCACTCACCCTCAAACTaaacctaaaaatacatatggtAACAACTAACAAACATAAGTCAGAGATGCGAGTGGGGATAATGGAATAGGTTTAACAAGGTGGTGGCATATTTCCTAAGACAGAAGAAGGTGAATTTTCATTACCCAAGAGCATGCACCAACATATACCATTTTGTTCAGGTCATCTGCATTGCATCAAAGACTAACAGTAAAATGAGCCTGCTACAACAATCTAATCCAAATATCAACATACTGTAGCAAGGGTAATTAACTAGCCTTTGCTGTTCACTGGCAAATACTATAGCCATGCAGTCACACCATGCCCTGATCAGTCTATTTTTAGATCAAACAGTGCGAAAATGTAGCAAATGTATCATACTGTTCACCAAATGTAACGTTGAGATGTAAAATGACCTTACCTACACAAAGTGGTTTGTAGCCTCCATGAAATTACTATGCGTGAAAGcctgtaacaaaaaaaaagtgagaaaggatgttatattataatagcTTTATCCATGGAGTTCAAGATTTTAATAAGCAAacaatgtaaatatatataaaaaaaactatgttttCGTCTTCcagtttataatttattttataaattttatgactgtacattctaaaattttagctatttGAGGGAATTGAGAGCTGGTTTGGTTTGGACACACAAGTGATATTACCAAATTTTGCCTGTCAAATTTTTGCATGACCAATTTTGGTAATGTAAAATTAGGTTTGTATTGGAGACAAAATAGCCTAAGTTACTGTTGAAACGACATGCTTGTTTCTTTGCTAAATGTTGGCTTCAATCCAAAAGGACACTAAACACTATTAGAATTACCAAATATGATAACACCGATTTAGAccacaaataaaaacaacatcGAGGATTCTAGAAAAAATTGCACACTCCAGATATAGCCGGTGTGCAAGGACAGATATAAACAGAGTAGGACAAGATGTAAGTATCTCAGGTAATCGAAGAGCCCTATCTTGATTTATACTAAACTTAAGTGGAACggtttattaatgattaatagTAACTtgtaagtaaaacttttagataAGTGTTTTTATGCCGATGTAAAAGtaaaatgctgaaaaataaactatgacaagaaaatcttaaaatcaatactaaatttaaaatttaacttataagcataagtgaagaTACGAGTGTGAAAGATTAAGTGAGCGCACTCTGTAAGTAGCAAGGCTACTAGCCTAGAAATTTCTAGCATGTTCTAGAGAAAAGGGACGTACATTGCTTAATTCTTTCACTGAATCAACAGAGATTTTGCTGGCCCATCCCAGTAATCCTGATTACTTGGTGACCTCTGCAACTGCAACAACATGGAATACATGCTTAGACAGCTCGCCAATCGGTCGCTTCCAAGACCAGGCATCCACCgttctattattattatctgcTAATTAATCTGCTTGCACGCAAGCAATCAAATTAAAGCAAGCACAAGTCTCCAAAGAACATGGTTCGGCGAAGACTAGATTTGGGGAATCTGGTCGGTGTGAAGATTTGCTTCCGAGGAAACCGGTGGAAACACGGGTGCCGATATGAAATTGGTATGGTTTGTCCgattctaaatatttttatgcgaCCACATAGTAGACACGTGTGCCAAATTATCATTAAGCACGTACACGCTGTTAGGTATGATTCGAGTTATAATATGCAATCTATTTGGTTTATGCTATTAATTTATTCTGTAATAAGACTCATAGTCTTTTACTGTTATGACTCTAGAATTTCTAGTTATATATCTCCTGTAAGTTATATGTCAAATATGTTAAATGCGTAATTGTAATCATCTTCTTATTATTGCTTATTGGCATCTGTGgttttttcacgttaaatataTCTTCGATGTGCATCTATTTTTCTAACACGTGTAAATATAAGCCAGCCCTAATGTGGTAGTCCTCGTAAGATATTTTAAgccttgtttagatttattattgatcaatgtatatattttgcttATATTCCTAAGCATAGtaacattcatatgaatctcaGAAAACTACAAAGCCTTACCTAaagaaatagagggagtaatatttataattagggATTTGCAAGATTTCGAAAGGctgaaaatttgtattttttcacTCACTTAAAAATGCATGTTGTTAAGCCTAAAATTACAGTGTTATGCAACATACagttttggtttgtttttacTGTAGTTTTAATCTCAATTAGTATtttacatgtaaattttaataagcTATTAGTTACTACATccgtcttataatataagggattttgaGGTAGCtaaaatctattatattatggATGGATGTAGTAATTTAtttcatgtaaatttttaacttttgtagGTTATAGTAATTTGTTGTTCAATTTTCTTCATCTAATGAACCGAATTCGTTAGATTACGTAATAGGAGAGTAATGGACCACTTAATAATGGTATAATAgtaactgattttttttgaaaaatctgGATGCTTGAAATCTAGGCAAACtattaaaatcaaaataaagagTAGCCCTATGGAATTgtaaatctataaaaaaaatctattaaaaGTAACTATCAGACGAGTAACTAAACCAGGTAAACAAAAGTAAGTAATTTGTTTGTCATGACTAACTAATTAAACTGTTATCttcattctaaaatacaaggatttttttgtttgctatGACTCATGACATGAACTTGTCTAGatacataattaatcaaaatctcctatatatatttagcgaTAGAGATAGGATTTATGTTCGTCTCACAAGGGGTGTTGGCTCTGACTGGATTGGTTCCTATCTAGTTTGTCttctgaagaaaaaataagtttcatgTCGTTAATTAGTTAGCTCGACCGTACTAATTTCGTACACTGATTAGGCGTGCAAGCAACAGCTTAGCTTCCAAGTCCACTGGtataatttatgtatttttcataGTTAATTTTACGGCCAGCAACAGGTGGATATGTACACATGATGATGTGTACGATGGGTCAAGATATATGTGAGAAGAgaaattgaaatatatatattataggttgatttattatttaggAAAATACTGTACGTatgaaatattaattaaagcaCAATACATTAATGTTTTGAATCAGCATGCATGTggtcatcttttgggttttaaaaagaaaaggttaaataacatatttataaatataaaataatttatgaataaaatttgtatatacatgtttataacGATCTAAATGTCAAAGCTTGATAATAAATTGCAAcgaaaacctcaaaatcaactatgaatttaagattaaaaattcaaattttggctattggcaaaagccaaaagatgaggatGTGATGTCAGTTGCTTCAGGAAAGATCTTTATCCTCTAAAATGTAAATGATCGATGGTCCAGCTTCTAATATCACTTAGTACACGTTAAAAAAGTTCAGACTCCTCGAATCAAGAACTTCGGATAGTTACAACTCATAAACATTAGCCTTTATCCACTAGCGTTTGATCGACGACACAAGTTTATTATCCTTATCTATGGTTTCTAATTCTCAGTTCAAATGTAGTTCCATAATTcatcaataaattaattacaacACCACCTGTCATGATAATTACGAAAAATTCATAGTTAGGATTCTTTTGGTGGAATCTATCTATCCAGGTTCAAATTCGACTTCATACTGATGCATGCATTTACCACTAATTGTGTTTAGTAATAGCTATTGTACTTGGCGATCAACATCGACATGTTTATGGTGATTTTG from Oryza brachyantha chromosome 12, ObraRS2, whole genome shotgun sequence encodes:
- the LOC102710648 gene encoding uncharacterized protein LOC102710648 isoform X1, producing the protein MQATGSVSWVAHASVLGGGGGGCRVVRRPSWDGGRLTGFGVVRCCVQEKKPRVRKTKEERREMVESFVNTYRVSNDGKFPSVNLTHKEVGGSYYIVREIVRDIIQENRVLGPGGLNAKALSFEDCPDTVESPVTHELGQESVEIVDMLDDDQADKGTAMDSQEVGSSQNNGHLFEAAVLNSSVQNGNVEETTCLETNSEKQDEVPCGQAIEIDPRSSEKQSPSFSHTPHSENEIEMDSTVDAHETTSSFTTGVISFSEHSAVSMNGSLVQDHGTLSDDYHGAATDNAADEADSFLQTNGVLQANQTLLQEHETRSESVMGNDVQTVDGQLNSTPDAFNSNTSYPETEHTAKSIEVSEVKSLQDECEQSTTVANADEEENAESVVSHSELDTKVPSHIKGKNLEEDSSELKQSVSVMTKEEDDSKPEHGDSTTTAISRHALCLLTLRCMLTVYNFLHASQMATSYLENWEGAGEERDQPILANH
- the LOC102710648 gene encoding uncharacterized protein LOC102710648 isoform X2 codes for the protein MQATGSVSWVAHASVLGGGGGGCRVVRRPSWDGGRLTGFGVVRCCVQEKKPRVRKTKEERREMVESFVNTYRVSNDGKFPSVNLTHKEVGGSYYIVREIVRDIIQENRVLGPGGLNAKALSFEDCPDTVESPVTHELGQESVEIVDMLDDDQADKGTAMDSQEVGSSQNNGHLFEAAVLNSSVQNGNVEETTCLETNSEKQDEVPCGQAIEIDPRSSEKQSPSFSHTPHSENEIEMDSTVDAHETTSSFTTGVISFSEHSAVSMNGSLVQDHGTLSDDYHGAATDNAADEADSFLQTNGVLQANQTLLQEHETRSESVMGNDVQTVDGQLNSTPDAFNSNTSYPETEHTAKSIEVSEVKSLQDECEQSTTVANADEEENAESVVSHSELDTKVPSHIKGKNLEEDSSELKQSVSVMTKEEDDSKPEHGDSTTTAISRKTGKVQAKKETNLFWLIIRAFVVAMSKIWAK